The DNA region CCCCAATCCTTGATCTCAATGACATTTTCATCAAGGTGAATCGATTGTGTCTTTATTGTGACATGGCCAACTAAACCTCCTGACTTGACACAAACGGATTTTTTTACCTATGGTAAAAATCCATATTTACAAATCTCCAGTCGGGAATCGAGATATTCTAGTGGAAGAATTAATGCATTTACGGATTTAGTATGAAGAGCAAAAGTTATagggattaaattttaaatatttatacatatatttacattatattatacgTCAACGTATACgagaatattgatttattgttcTAAGGTTTCTAGAACTCCGTACCCATAGCAATATAATATACGGAAAAATATGAGGCAATAATAAACAACGTTGCCACATACATCGCAGTAGCTATAACTGGATGAAAAAgcggtaatttaatttaaatatatatttttgtaatccaCTTTCTTCaacctttttatattaaaacataataatttaaataacacgttTCATTTATTACTTTAGATTAAAACTACCGAAATGAGGTAgacaattattagtaattatgtacatcatataaataaatattatttacacaagAACATTTGTATATcacagtattataaataaaatgacataaaacggagcaaaaaaataacagtaaatggggggataaaaatacttatataaaaGAATCTATTCTCTCTCGTGTCATATGATCGTTATCTGTATTATCTTCCGAACAGAGAATCGGCACATCGTTGCCAAAAAGTACGATTGGGTCTCCTGTTGTTCATCTTGTCCTGTTTGAATTTTTGCCACTCCTCCCTCGTTTTCCTATCTTTCGGACCCCACTTTTCGAACGAAAACATATTATCCACCCACTGAAACAAACACattcaatttactttttttgcgGGATCAAATTAATTCTTACCTTTCCGGGTTGTCGTTTGCTGATAGtgccataataaataatccaaaggACCGATTGTACTAGTCCTACCGCGAGTATAAGCCAACCAGCAGCTGTAACAACATGAAATCTTGTCAGGTGAATTTTAAATCGATTTATAACCTCGTGCTTTTCGCactggaattttatttaacggtTGTTTTTTAAAGGTTTGACATTCTTCATTCAGTCCACCACCTTTTACTAAATTGAATATCCTGTTTCATTTCGATGCTTCACgatgaaaaagtaaaaatattatataaaaagtgttgaactatataagaaaaaaatatttgtggacAATAAATTATGGCGGacatttacacaattaaaaattatcactgAATAATTATCTCTGTGCATACATTGCGCaagatttcattaaaatatttaaacttaataaactgaaatgaatttttacatattaatcgTTGTAGAAAGACCGTAGAACATCAAACCTTTTTAAAAAGCAAATTTAACTGGGTTATCAGGTTCTGTTTTGTTTTCCAGATTCGAATAGAATAAAATCAATGTGCCTGGAATAAAAAACACCACGGCAAACTGTATCATGTAGATATATATTTGTACCGCATTAATGGGGTTaacgtaaataaaattctcaCCAACTAGTCCACTTGGATATTCCAATTTAAAGTCCTCACGTCCATAAGTCAAAGGCTCTAGAGTAGCCACGAAATAGATGAAAACAACTATAAGAATTAAAGGAGTGATGACTCCCCATGTCCATCTCCAGTACCAACTAACTTTCATCTTCAACATGAACTCCAAATCATCACAAAAGTTTTCCAGGCctaaaatacgaaatttactaaaaaattctaCATTGATTTTCTGGAAAATCGTACCATAAACCCAAACAACAGCAATTACTTCAAATATAGCGAAaacgaatataataaaagtaccGCCAAAATAATCCACCAAATCTAGTACATACTCGCCACcctaaacaaaaatcaacatCGGTTAATCttgtaattattgattaatttacgtTTCCTTACAGGTGTAACGTAAAGTAAACCAATGAGGAATCCTGCAATAACCACAACTCCAGATATTTTCCATGTCGCAACATTCGGAAAAGCATCTTTAATAGCTGTTACGCAAGTACCAGAGAGTGCCACCAAACTGCCTACTCCTAATACAAACAACATGAAGAAGAAGAGTAACGCAAACAgctgcaacaaaatatattgtctataacataattataattgttttccattctTTACCCATGGTACAGCTTTAAACTTAGCTATGGCGTCAGGATAGGATATGAATGCAAGACCAGTTCCACCAGAATTGATGACTTTGTCTGGAGTTACTCCCAGTTCAAAGGCTAAGTTTCCTAGGATTCCAAAAATAGTGACACCGGATAAAAGTGAGGTGAAGGTATCTAAGGTAGTCACTACAAGAGCATCTCTGTAAAGcaccaaaatttattcaaggtaaacacaaataaaaatttaaaacttattgcTTAATATAATCTAATCTTTATGAGAAATTCGTTACATTAATAAAGcgtctaataaatattataaattctgtcaaatataataaaaatatgagcatTCAATAAAACGACATTAACTGTAGATAAGAAATAAGTATGTAATGTTTAATTGTAgttctaattaaaacataattcaaAAGCAGATGCTGAACAATACTGGTTGTGACAGACTGGTTGTGGCGGTCGTTCAAATACTAGATAACAAAATCcttgaaaatataacataGAACTGTtactttactaaaaattaaattgttacctGTTTATATTATGGTCGAAGTTATTGTATGACGAATACATTATAATAGAAGCAAAACCGACGTTTAAGGAGAAGAAACATTGAGTTATAGCCGCGTACCACacctaaaaatgaatattatcttGATATAAGTAgattaagatttaatattagtattacATCTGCTTCCAATAATTTGTTCCAGTCAGTTTCTATAAAATAGTACATGCCATCGGCAGCTCCCTCAAGTGTTGCAGCCCTGATTAACAAAGTGATCATTACCACATAAGGAAAAAGAGCCAAAAAGTATGAGGCCTTTCCAGAACTGGAGACTCCTTTAATGATCACGCAGTAGGTTACAACCCAAGAAACCAAGAGACAAATTGTGAGTTCCCATTGCGGCGCGCCTATACCATCCGAAATATCATCGATTTGGTGTAGCACTTCCCGCCTGAAAATCAACATTTAAAGCACAAGAAGCAAATAGAGAATTGAAACTGACTTGAAGTACATTTCGGAGGAACTGATGCTGTTGGTATCGTTGCCGTTGCATACTTTGCCAGTTTCATTGAGGTAATCCTGCCAGGAGTCTAAACATTTCGTCCAAGGTAGATCTGAGGTGAAAGAACTGccgaaataaaacaaagacaTCGCCATTAAACTGCAATAGTACGTTGCGACGCATATCGATCCAATCAACTGTCCGTAACCAATacctaaacaaaatttaatcgttTAAACTATTTCAACTTTAACAAACTCTTACATTTGAAGACTGGTGATAGAGCAGAATACATTTTGATGTTGCCTCTGCCCGAAAACTGTCCCAGTGCCATTTCCATGTAGTAAAGTGGTCTTCCAATAAGAGTCAGAATGATGATGTAGGGAATGAGGAAAGCACCACCCCCGTTTTTATAAGCGGTAAAGGGGAACCTCCAGATGTTGCCGAGACCTACGGACATGGCGATACAGGACATCAGGAATTCCAGGCCATTGCCCCATTGTGCTCTTTGCGGGGTGATTTCTTGGCCTACTTCGAATTGTGTCTTTGTCTAGTTGCgaggtaaaataaaataattaagcttAATTACTTggaaaaacacacacaattaaatttttattgttattcatAAGTCAAGgtgtatatcaatttttattgagcATTAAAACTGACAATAGTCACGATTTATTAAATCCTGATAGTCAATCTATTTCAGtccaatgttttttttttgtattgttttgaGATTACCAGTTTATCGGTGTTTGTTATCGACAGTCAAATATGATTATGGTTGATCTAttgttaatacattttgtaGACTTCTGCGTCTTTTTAATGTACTATTTTTAtgattgtaaacaaataaaaatagttcttACCACATCTTGTTTTCCATTTTCTAAGACTTCGCCGTTTTTCTCAAAAGCGAGATTAAGGGCTCCATTCTTctgtaaacaataattaataatcagaacatttttataacagaATTTAATGACTAGTTTAGAACTAACAAACTTCCGGTTAGGCTTAATCAAAACTAAGACCTTGCCttaccataattttatttgctggTGCATTCTGTAACTTTTTCTAcctattattgttattatttataatcaaattaattatcagaACAGTGCACaggttattaataaacatgtatcatattttatgttcatgtaaattaaacttgggaaaacatttaaaaattaaccttACTACACTGTTAAATggcaattaaagtatttttgcaacaaacaatattattatgaaagcaataaaataaaaatcataaaactgattttttaattaaacttgtcGATGTAAAACGCTAGATTTATGCCAATTATAGTCTTACCAGTCAGgtgaaaactttattatacaCTTCtttacaaatcaatatttattataatgaatgtGGCAATTTTTGAATGATTGCAGAATTTCCGCGATAGCCTCAGGAGAAATGAGAGAGATTACAACGAAATTTCACGTCGATCTATATTTACGAAACATCAATTATGAAACCTGCAGAAAATTGCATTTCGTAAATCAAAAACTTTTGCACTTAAGTAGCGGG from Aethina tumida isolate Nest 87 chromosome 1, icAetTumi1.1, whole genome shotgun sequence includes:
- the LOC109600360 gene encoding sodium-dependent nutrient amino acid transporter 1-like: MEYSVKMNGDTEKNGALNLAFEKNGEVLENGKQDVTKTQFEVGQEITPQRAQWGNGLEFLMSCIAMSVGLGNIWRFPFTAYKNGGGAFLIPYIIILTLIGRPLYYMEMALGQFSGRGNIKMYSALSPVFKCIGYGQLIGSICVATYYCSLMAMSLFYFGSSFTSDLPWTKCLDSWQDYLNETGKVCNGNDTNSISSSEMYFKREVLHQIDDISDGIGAPQWELTICLLVSWVVTYCVIIKGVSSSGKASYFLALFPYVVMITLLIRAATLEGAADGMYYFIETDWNKLLEADVWYAAITQCFFSLNVGFASIIMYSSYNNFDHNINRDALVVTTLDTFTSLLSGVTIFGILGNLAFELGVTPDKVINSGGTGLAFISYPDAIAKFKAVPWLFALLFFFMLFVLGVGSLVALSGTCVTAIKDAFPNVATWKISGVVVIAGFLIGLLYVTPGGEYVLDLVDYFGGTFIIFVFAIFEVIAVVWVYGLENFCDDLEFMLKMKVSWYWRWTWGVITPLILIVVFIYFVATLEPLTYGREDFKLEYPSGLVAAGWLILAVGLVQSVLWIIYYGTISKRQPGKWVDNMFSFEKWGPKDRKTREEWQKFKQDKMNNRRPNRTFWQRCADSLFGR